TACGCTCTTGCCGTTGCTTGGCAAAAATGGATATGCGATGACTGGATCAAGGTTTGTGACATCTATCTCTAAAATTTTGTCGTATTTTGCGCCCTCGTCTGAGTAGAAAAATTTTGGTTTATCGCGTAAATTTTTATCTTTTAAAAACTCTTTTGTGATCTCATCAACCGCGATGATACCGCTCTTTGCGCCAGCTTCGATCACCATGTTGCACATTGAAAATCTATCATCTATGCTAAGAGTATCTATTACCTCGCCGCTAAACTCAAGCGCCTTGTAAAGCGCGCCATCAACACCTATTTGGCGGATGATCTCAAGGATGAGATCCTTGCCATAAACGTGCTTATCAAGCTTGCCTTTAAAGACGACTTTGATGCTCTCAGGCACTTTAAACCAGTTTTTGCCAGTGATCATCGCATAAGCTAGGTCGGTGCTGCCCATGCCGGTACTAAACGCTCCAAGAGCGCCGTGCGTACAGGTGTGACTATCTGCTCCGATAATGACATCACCTGGGATGACTAGCCCCTTTTCAGGCAAAAGCGCGTGCTCGATGCCCATATCTTTTTCATCAAAATAGTTTTTAAGGTCGTGTTTGTAGGCAAATTCGCGTGAAATTTTGGCTTGATTTGCGCTTAGGATATCTTTTGTCGGGATGTAGTGATCCATCACGATGGCAAAGCCATCTGGGTTAGCTAGCTTTTTAGCGCCACTTCGCTCAAATTGCTTGATCGAAATAGGCGTCGTGATGTCATTGCCTATGATCATATCAATCTTGCTCTCGATGATCTCTCCTGCACTTACCTCTTTGCCAACGTGATCTGAAAATATTTTCTCGGTGATAGTTTGTTTCATAAATTTCCTTTAAATTTTTGAGGCGATTTTAACGAAAATTGCTAAATTTAAAGAAAATTTACTAAGCCAAAAGGCCTAGTAAATTTAGAATTTAACGCTAGCTGTTAGCATAAACTGACGAGCATAGCCTGGGGTGATAGGCAGCACTGAAGAGTCGGTTCCAGATGATGCTGTTACGTAGTAAAGTTTATCGGTTAGGTTTTTCACATTAAATGCAAAAACTGTCTCATAGCCTGAAATTTTAGTTGTATAGCTAACAAAAGCATCGTAAGTAATAGCATGTGGTAATTTATAAAAGCTTCCATAAGCTGCTGAGCTTTTTTGTTGATTGTAAGTATACCAAGAGCCAAAATACCTGGCGCCACCACCTATTCTTAGACCTTTTACGCCAAGATGAGTAAAATCGTAATTAGCAAATAAACTCGCTTGATGCTTTGGAGTAGCCTCAAGCGGCTTACCCACCTTCCAAGCCATATTTCTATCTTCTTTTAGTTTAGTTTTGGTGTAGGTATAGCTTGAACTTACGCTAAGTCCATCTGTAATACGTCCATTAAAATCAAACTCTACTCCTCTAGAATTTGCTTTACCACTCGTATATGATATATTATTTACATTATTTATAATATTTTTCTTATCGATATTAAATAAAGCTGCCATTGCGGTTATGCTATTGTTTTGAAATTTTGTTCCAAACTCGATAGATTTTCCCTCTTCTGGCTCTAATGAGACAGCACCTTTGCTGCCGATAGAAGTTTGTGGCTTAAAGCTTTGAGAATGACTAGTATAAACTGACCACTCAGGAGTTAGTAGATATAAAAGTCCGACATTATAAAGCAGCTTGCCACCACTTTTATCTATACTTTTTGTAAATGGTACAGGTCTAGCGGCATATCTGTTTTGATCGCCTACTATTTGGTTGTAGTATTCATACCTTAGTCCCGCTACAAATATTAAGCTATCGGTTAAATTTATACTATCTTGTGCGTAAGTACCGATCGTTTTTAGTTTGTGGTATTGCGTCTTTTTGCTAGCGCCTCTACTTTTGATGTCATCTACGCTAACTCTGCCATAGATCGGTGAGTAGATATTTATATTATTTCTAGCATCGTTTGCTTCGATCTGACGAGCTTCTGGACGTTGTCTTAGATACTCTTTAGCATCTACTCCAAATAAGAGATTATGAGTGATACTTCCAGTTTCTACTATGCCGTTTAATGTAAGTGATCCAGCATGGGTCTTATGCTCAAAATCTTCATACCACTCCATACGTCTTTTTGCGATTCCGCTAGCTAAATTTATATTCATAATGCGAGCTTGTCCGTATTCATGTAGTGAGCGTGAAAATGCATAAGCTCCCTTTAATAGCCAATTCTCGCCAAAATTTTTCTCAAAACTTAGATCAAAAGTATCTACTTTGCCATCTATTTCGTTAAATGGCTCATCTAATCTGACTTTTTTATCTATG
This portion of the Campylobacter concisus genome encodes:
- the leuC gene encoding 3-isopropylmalate dehydratase large subunit encodes the protein MKQTITEKIFSDHVGKEVSAGEIIESKIDMIIGNDITTPISIKQFERSGAKKLANPDGFAIVMDHYIPTKDILSANQAKISREFAYKHDLKNYFDEKDMGIEHALLPEKGLVIPGDVIIGADSHTCTHGALGAFSTGMGSTDLAYAMITGKNWFKVPESIKVVFKGKLDKHVYGKDLILEIIRQIGVDGALYKALEFSGEVIDTLSIDDRFSMCNMVIEAGAKSGIIAVDEITKEFLKDKNLRDKPKFFYSDEGAKYDKILEIDVTNLDPVIAYPFLPSNGKSVRQAVRDDLAIDQAFIGSCTNGRLSDLRIAAQILKGNKVARKTRLIITPATQKIARAAEKEGLIDIFIEAGAVVSNPTCGACLGGYMGILGANERCISTTNRNFVGRMGDRTSEIYLANSAVVAASAIAGKIADPRDL
- a CDS encoding TonB-dependent siderophore receptor — its product is MNKFRISAVLCFAISALNATDVSLDGISIEDSADDGYRATTSEVGKTNTPILEIPQTVNVVTQQQLKDKKPENLMESLQNVSGVSYANTTSGNFDAALKRGFGGGRDGSIMRNGVSAGVTHNFNATVQSVEVLKGPASLLYGVQDAGGIINLVTKKPLYENSNEIWLGTGNKKYRDFGFDSTGALGESGFAYRFIFDWSGKDYWREYGEYKNLLIAPSISYKGNDYRIDAAYSHTKYTDPADRGMYMLESGQILDIDKKVRLDEPFNEIDGKVDTFDLSFEKNFGENWLLKGAYAFSRSLHEYGQARIMNINLASGIAKRRMEWYEDFEHKTHAGSLTLNGIVETGSITHNLLFGVDAKEYLRQRPEARQIEANDARNNINIYSPIYGRVSVDDIKSRGASKKTQYHKLKTIGTYAQDSINLTDSLIFVAGLRYEYYNQIVGDQNRYAARPVPFTKSIDKSGGKLLYNVGLLYLLTPEWSVYTSHSQSFKPQTSIGSKGAVSLEPEEGKSIEFGTKFQNNSITAMAALFNIDKKNIINNVNNISYTSGKANSRGVEFDFNGRITDGLSVSSSYTYTKTKLKEDRNMAWKVGKPLEATPKHQASLFANYDFTHLGVKGLRIGGGARYFGSWYTYNQQKSSAAYGSFYKLPHAITYDAFVSYTTKISGYETVFAFNVKNLTDKLYYVTASSGTDSSVLPITPGYARQFMLTASVKF